The Tenrec ecaudatus isolate mTenEca1 chromosome 7, mTenEca1.hap1, whole genome shotgun sequence genome window below encodes:
- the TRIM39 gene encoding E3 ubiquitin-protein ligase TRIM39 isoform X2: protein MAETGLLEAGASAASTAAALENLQVEASCSVCLEYLKEPVIIECGHNFCKACITRWWEDLERDFPCPVCRKTSRYRSLRPNRQLGSMVEIAKQLQAVKRKIRDESLCPQHNEALNLFCYEDQEPVCLICAISHTHRVHTVVPLDDATQEYKEKLQKCLVPLEQKLQVLTRCKSSEEKKPGELKDVKSTLEKCEKMKNMEVTAVSIQLEKNFSNFPRQYFALRKILKQFVADLTLDPETAHPNLVLSEDRKSVKFMETRLRDLPDTPRRFTFYPCVLATEGFTSGRHYWEVEVGDKTHWAVGVCQDSVSRKGELTPLPETGYWRVRLWNGDKYAATTTPFTPLRIKVKPKRVGIFLDYEAGTLSFYNVTDRSHIYTFTDRFTEKLWPLFYPGIRAGRKNAAPLTIRSPTDWE from the exons ATGGCAGAGACGGGTCTGTTGGAGGCCGGGGCCTCTGCGGCCTCCACAGCTGCTGCTCTGGAGAACTTGCAGGTGGAGGCCAGCTGCTCTGTGTGCCTTGAGTACCTGAAGGAGCCTGTCATCATAGAATGTGGACACAACTTCTGCAAAGCCTGCATCACTCGCTGGTGGGAGGACCTAGAGAGGGACTTCCCGTGTCCTGTGTGTCGAAAGACATCTCGATACCGCAGTCTCCGGCCTAATCGGCAACTGGGCAGCATGGTGGAAATTGCCAAGCAGCTCCAGGCGGTCAAGAGGAAGATCCGAGACGAGAGTCTCTGCCCCCAGCACAATGAGGCCCTCAACCTTTTCTGCTATGAAGACCAGGAGCCTGTATGTTTGATATGTGCAATCTCCCACACCCACCGGGTCCACACCGTTGTGCCACTGGATGATGCTACACAGGAGTACAAG gaGAAGCTGCAGAAGTGCCTGGTACCCCTGGAGCAGAAGCTGCAAGTTCTCACCCGCTGCAAGTCCTCTGAGGAGAAGAAGCCCGGAGAGCTCAAG GATGTCAAAAGTACCCTAGAAAA atGTGAGAAAATGAAGAACATGGAGGTGACTGCCGTGTCCATCCAGCTGGAGAAGAACTTTAGCAATTTCCCTCGACAGTATTTTGCCCTGAGGAAGATCCTGAAACAGTTTGTTG CGGACTTGACCCTAGACCCTGAAACTGCGCATCCTAACCTCGTCCTGTCGGAAGATCGGAAGAGCGTCAAGTTCATGGAGACAAGACTCCGGGATCTCCCTGACACGCCTCGGCGCTTCACCTTCTACCCTTGCGTCCTGGCTACAGAGGGTTTCACCTCAGGCCGACACTactgggaggtggaggtgggcgACAAGACCCACTGGGCAGTGGGTGTGTGCCAGGACTCCGTGAGCCGAAAGGGCGAGCTGACTCCACTCCCTGAGACTGGCTACTGGCGTGTGCGGCTATGGAACGGGGACAAATACGCGGCTACGACCACGCCTTTTACGCCCTTGCGCATCAAGGTGAAACCTAAGCGGGTGGGCATATTCCTAGACTACGAGGCTGGCACGCTGTCCTTTTACAACGTCACAGACCGCTCGCACATCTACACCTTCACTGACAGGTTTACTGAGAAACTGTGGCCCCTCTTCTACCCGGGCATCCGGGCTGGTCGGAAGAACGCTGCGCCACTGACCATTAGGTCTCCGACAGATTGGGAGTGA
- the TRIM39 gene encoding E3 ubiquitin-protein ligase TRIM39 isoform X1 — protein MAETGLLEAGASAASTAAALENLQVEASCSVCLEYLKEPVIIECGHNFCKACITRWWEDLERDFPCPVCRKTSRYRSLRPNRQLGSMVEIAKQLQAVKRKIRDESLCPQHNEALNLFCYEDQEPVCLICAISHTHRVHTVVPLDDATQEYKEKLQKCLVPLEQKLQVLTRCKSSEEKKPGELKRLVESRRQQILKEFEELHRRLNEEQQVLLSQLEEEEEGILQRLRENSAHLGDKRRSLAHLAAEVEGKCLQSGFEMLKDVKSTLEKCEKMKNMEVTAVSIQLEKNFSNFPRQYFALRKILKQFVADLTLDPETAHPNLVLSEDRKSVKFMETRLRDLPDTPRRFTFYPCVLATEGFTSGRHYWEVEVGDKTHWAVGVCQDSVSRKGELTPLPETGYWRVRLWNGDKYAATTTPFTPLRIKVKPKRVGIFLDYEAGTLSFYNVTDRSHIYTFTDRFTEKLWPLFYPGIRAGRKNAAPLTIRSPTDWE, from the exons ATGGCAGAGACGGGTCTGTTGGAGGCCGGGGCCTCTGCGGCCTCCACAGCTGCTGCTCTGGAGAACTTGCAGGTGGAGGCCAGCTGCTCTGTGTGCCTTGAGTACCTGAAGGAGCCTGTCATCATAGAATGTGGACACAACTTCTGCAAAGCCTGCATCACTCGCTGGTGGGAGGACCTAGAGAGGGACTTCCCGTGTCCTGTGTGTCGAAAGACATCTCGATACCGCAGTCTCCGGCCTAATCGGCAACTGGGCAGCATGGTGGAAATTGCCAAGCAGCTCCAGGCGGTCAAGAGGAAGATCCGAGACGAGAGTCTCTGCCCCCAGCACAATGAGGCCCTCAACCTTTTCTGCTATGAAGACCAGGAGCCTGTATGTTTGATATGTGCAATCTCCCACACCCACCGGGTCCACACCGTTGTGCCACTGGATGATGCTACACAGGAGTACAAG gaGAAGCTGCAGAAGTGCCTGGTACCCCTGGAGCAGAAGCTGCAAGTTCTCACCCGCTGCAAGTCCTCTGAGGAGAAGAAGCCCGGAGAGCTCAAG AGGCTAGTGGAGAGCCGCCGGCAGCAGATCCTGAAAGAGTTTGAGGAGCTGCATCGGCGGCTGAACGAAGAGCAGCAGGTGTTGCTGTCgcagctggaggaggaggaggaaggcatCTTACAGCGGCTCCGGGAAAACTCTGCTCACCTCGGGGACAAGCGCCGCAGCCTGGCCCATCTGGCAGCTGAGGTGGAGGGCAAGTGCTTGCAGTCAGGCTTCGAGATGCTTAAG GATGTCAAAAGTACCCTAGAAAA atGTGAGAAAATGAAGAACATGGAGGTGACTGCCGTGTCCATCCAGCTGGAGAAGAACTTTAGCAATTTCCCTCGACAGTATTTTGCCCTGAGGAAGATCCTGAAACAGTTTGTTG CGGACTTGACCCTAGACCCTGAAACTGCGCATCCTAACCTCGTCCTGTCGGAAGATCGGAAGAGCGTCAAGTTCATGGAGACAAGACTCCGGGATCTCCCTGACACGCCTCGGCGCTTCACCTTCTACCCTTGCGTCCTGGCTACAGAGGGTTTCACCTCAGGCCGACACTactgggaggtggaggtgggcgACAAGACCCACTGGGCAGTGGGTGTGTGCCAGGACTCCGTGAGCCGAAAGGGCGAGCTGACTCCACTCCCTGAGACTGGCTACTGGCGTGTGCGGCTATGGAACGGGGACAAATACGCGGCTACGACCACGCCTTTTACGCCCTTGCGCATCAAGGTGAAACCTAAGCGGGTGGGCATATTCCTAGACTACGAGGCTGGCACGCTGTCCTTTTACAACGTCACAGACCGCTCGCACATCTACACCTTCACTGACAGGTTTACTGAGAAACTGTGGCCCCTCTTCTACCCGGGCATCCGGGCTGGTCGGAAGAACGCTGCGCCACTGACCATTAGGTCTCCGACAGATTGGGAGTGA